One Delphinus delphis chromosome 16, mDelDel1.2, whole genome shotgun sequence genomic window carries:
- the CAPN9 gene encoding calpain-9 — MPYLYRAPGPQEPPAPKDARITHSSGQSLEELRQTCLQKGVLLEDADFPANSSSLFYSERPLLPFVWKRRGAALHPPPPPRGRPLPAVGPSRRNALSIWEALLCLGNLGCRPGASPTKPSWLPAAPSAVAFQHSRCFDDGGFRLNGSYEALKRGSAIEAIEDFTAGVAETFTTKEAPGNFSEILDKALKRGCLVGCSIDIRNAAEPEARTPFGLIRGHAYTVTGVDQVNFRGQNTELVRVRNPWGQVEWTGCWSDSSSEWRSVGPAEQKRLCRTALDDREFWCGACLCFPFRVNSITETDIKFEKLSLTSCKNIISLMDTSGNGKLGFGEFRVFWDKLKKWTNLFLQFDADKSGTVSPYELRTALKATGFQLSPPLLQLIVLRYADQERQLGFDDFLNCLVRLETASRTFQALGTKNKEFIHLNINEV, encoded by the exons ATGCCTTACCTCTACCGGGCCCCAGGGCCTCAGGAGCCCCCCGCCCCCAAGGATGCCCGCATCACCCACTCCTCGGGCCAGAGCTTGGAGGAGCTGAGGCAGACGTGTCTGCAGAAGGGCGTTCTGTTGGAGGATGCAGACTTCCCAGCCAACAGCTCCTCTCTCTTCTACAGCGAGAGGCCCCTGCTCCCCTTCGTGTGGAAAAGGCGGGGG GCTGCCCTGCAcccgccgccccctccccgcgGTCGGCCCCTCCCCGCGGTCGGCCCCTCCCGTCGGAACGCCCTGTCGATCTGGGAGGCCCTGCTCTGCCTGGGGAATCTGGGCTGTCGTCCAGGGGCCTCGCCCACCAAGCCTTCCTGGCTCCCTGCAGCACCGTCGGCCGTCGCATTCCAGCACTCGCGCTGTTTCGAT GACGGTGGTTTCAG GCTGAACGGGAGCTACGAGGCTCTGAAGCGGGGCAGCGCCATCGAGGCCATAGAGGACTTCACCGCGGGCGTGGCAGAGACCTTCACAACCAAGGAGGCTCCCGGGAACTTCTCTGAGATTCTAGACAAGGCCTTGAAGAGGGGCTGTCTGGTGGGCTGCTCCATTGAC atcAGAAATGCTGCAGAACCTGAAGCCCGGACACCTTTTGGTCTCATTAGGGGTCATGCCTACACAGTGACGGGCGTTGACCAG GTAAACTTCCGAGGCCAGAATACAGAGCTTGTCAGAGTCCGGAACCCTTGGGGCCAAGTTGAGTGGACTGGGTGCTGGAGTGACAG TTCTTCTGAGTGGCGTTCCGTTGGCCCAGCCGAGCAGAAGCGCCTGTGCCGCACTGCTCTGGACGATAGGGAGTTCTGGTGCGGTGcttgtctctgttttcctttccgcGTTAACTCCATCACAG AAACGGACATCAAATTCGAGAAGCTAAGCCTGACTTCCTGTAAAAACATCATTTCTCTAATGG ACACCAGTGGCAATGGGAAGCTAGGGTTTGGTGAATTCAGAGTGTTCTGGGACAAGCTGAAGAAGTGGACG AACCTTTTCCTTCAGTTTGACGCTGACAAATCTGGCACCGTGTCCCCCTACGAGCTGCGGACCGCCCTGAAAGCCACAG GCTTCCAGCTCAGCCCTCCCCTCTTGCAGCTGATCGTTCTCAGGTACGCAGACCAGGAGCGCCAACTGGGCTTCGATGACTTCCTCAACTGCCTGGTCCGGCTGGAGACTGCAAGCC